From the Fimbriimonadaceae bacterium genome, one window contains:
- a CDS encoding J domain-containing protein, with protein sequence SGQGNDGLGGGHTGDLYVVVHVSDDSRFDREGQTLRTAVDLTFAQAAMGDTLEIEGLDGLIEINVPAGTQPGDVLRVRNEGLPRLQGGTRGDMLVETNVVVPTKLTEAQEALLREFAEVSGEPVPKGQKSDGFLGGLFKKKK encoded by the coding sequence TTCGGGGCAGGGTAACGACGGACTGGGAGGCGGGCACACGGGCGACCTGTACGTGGTCGTCCATGTTTCGGACGACAGCCGGTTCGACCGGGAAGGCCAGACCCTCCGCACCGCCGTCGATCTCACGTTTGCCCAGGCTGCGATGGGAGACACTTTGGAGATCGAAGGGTTAGACGGCCTGATTGAGATCAATGTCCCAGCCGGCACCCAACCCGGCGACGTCCTCCGCGTCCGCAATGAGGGCCTGCCCCGGCTCCAGGGAGGGACCCGGGGCGACATGCTCGTCGAGACCAACGTGGTGGTGCCCACCAAACTCACCGAAGCGCAGGAAGCCTTGCTCCGTGAGTTCGCCGAAGTCAGCGGCGAACCGGTCCCGAAGGGACAGAAGAGTGACGGCTTCCTCGGCGGACTGTTCAAGAAGAAGAAATGA
- the prmA gene encoding 50S ribosomal protein L11 methyltransferase, with translation MKAWTEVRATLPDEPEDWSLWAEVFTRHGVDGTVQTDTPPTISGYLAPGREDELGPLRAELESFGAVSVADRLVPEEDWAESWKQFFRPRRVGRRLVVRPSWEDYEAGDGDVVIVLDPGQAFGTGDHPTTRGCLEILESLSPQGLAVADIGCGSGVLSVAAMLLGAKSVVAVDVDPPSVTATLENAVRNGVTVDARQGLGFDPLPNDSTYDLVLSNIISAALMALAPEAARRTRPGGHWVVSGVIESNWPAVREAATRQGFTLETTIQENEWLAASFRR, from the coding sequence ATGAAGGCTTGGACGGAGGTAAGGGCGACCCTGCCCGACGAACCGGAGGACTGGTCGCTGTGGGCCGAGGTCTTTACCCGGCACGGTGTCGACGGGACGGTACAGACCGACACGCCGCCGACGATCAGCGGCTACCTTGCCCCGGGACGGGAAGACGAGTTAGGGCCCCTAAGGGCCGAACTGGAGTCTTTTGGCGCCGTCAGTGTGGCTGACCGTTTGGTTCCCGAAGAGGACTGGGCAGAATCTTGGAAGCAGTTCTTCCGGCCCCGGCGCGTCGGACGGCGGTTGGTCGTCCGCCCCAGTTGGGAAGACTATGAAGCGGGCGACGGGGACGTCGTCATCGTCCTGGACCCTGGCCAGGCCTTCGGCACCGGTGACCACCCCACGACCCGGGGCTGCCTAGAGATCCTTGAGTCGCTGTCGCCGCAGGGACTGGCGGTCGCCGACATCGGCTGCGGGAGCGGTGTTCTGTCGGTGGCGGCGATGCTCCTGGGAGCAAAGAGCGTCGTCGCGGTCGATGTCGACCCGCCCAGCGTCACCGCCACTCTTGAGAACGCCGTACGCAACGGCGTCACCGTCGACGCCCGTCAGGGGTTGGGGTTCGACCCCTTGCCAAATGACTCGACCTACGACCTTGTCCTGAGCAACATCATCAGCGCCGCGCTCATGGCCCTTGCCCCCGAGGCGGCGCGACGGACTCGTCCCGGTGGGCACTGGGTGGTGAGCGGAGTCATCGAGTCAAACTGGCCTGCCGTCCGCGAGGCCGCGACAAGGCAAGGCTTCACTTTGGAGACCACGATTCAGGAGAACGAATGGCTGGCCGCGTCGTTCCGGCGCTGA
- a CDS encoding 16S rRNA (uracil(1498)-N(3))-methyltransferase, with protein sequence MAGRVVPALRSLPRAFVELPKDLPARVELPEPEARKFRHVLRLGTGDEVALLPGDGRLIRCTLDGKEVVPTEVLFPETEAARRVTVALGLPKPDKLEESVRMATELGAAHFILFPAERSVVRWDPAKFASRLSRLEAIAREAAEVSFRTMLPGFTVLMSLRQLLDQTPDALVLSESETAPAQWPALGGAATLVIGPEGGWAPKEVEMVGDRAVSLGPRVLRVDTAVASACAIALARPVESAHAH encoded by the coding sequence ATGGCTGGCCGCGTCGTTCCGGCGCTGAGGTCGTTGCCTCGGGCGTTCGTTGAACTGCCCAAGGATCTTCCGGCCCGGGTCGAACTCCCGGAGCCGGAGGCCCGCAAGTTTCGTCACGTCCTGCGACTGGGGACGGGGGACGAGGTAGCCCTTCTTCCCGGCGACGGCCGACTGATAAGGTGCACCCTCGACGGTAAAGAGGTCGTGCCGACCGAGGTCTTGTTCCCCGAGACCGAAGCGGCTCGACGCGTCACCGTCGCACTAGGACTGCCCAAACCAGACAAATTGGAAGAGAGCGTCCGTATGGCCACCGAACTGGGTGCCGCGCACTTCATCCTGTTTCCCGCCGAACGAAGCGTCGTCCGGTGGGACCCGGCCAAGTTTGCCAGCCGCCTCAGCCGGTTGGAGGCCATCGCGAGAGAGGCGGCTGAGGTCTCGTTCCGTACGATGCTCCCTGGGTTCACCGTCCTGATGTCTCTACGGCAGCTGCTGGACCAGACGCCCGACGCGCTCGTCCTCAGCGAGAGTGAGACGGCCCCGGCCCAGTGGCCGGCACTGGGAGGGGCAGCGACGTTGGTCATCGGCCCTGAGGGGGGCTGGGCTCCAAAGGAAGTGGAAATGGTCGGCGACCGTGCGGTCTCGCTTGGGCCGCGTGTCTTGCGGGTCGACACCGCCGTCGCCTCGGCCTGTGCCATCGCCTTGGCACGACCGGTAGAATCGGCGCATGCGCATTGA
- the rph gene encoding ribonuclease PH, with the protein MRIDGRQPDELRPTKLERGFAKFAEGSCLITMGDTHMLVTATVDDRVPPWLKGQGQGWVTAEYAMLPRSGRQRNQRDGNRGPNGRSMEIQRLIGRALRAVVDMEALGERTITLDCDALRADGGTRTAAITASYVALVDALDWMSKQRMLKKKVLKDSLAAVSVGVVNGVELLDLCYEEDSKAQTDMNVVMTGSGKFVEVQGTAEADPFSAETLGKLLALAKKGISELTDMQEAVLGH; encoded by the coding sequence ATGCGCATTGACGGGCGACAGCCCGACGAACTCCGGCCCACGAAGCTGGAACGAGGCTTCGCCAAGTTTGCCGAAGGATCCTGCCTGATCACGATGGGTGACACCCACATGCTGGTGACGGCCACCGTCGACGACCGAGTCCCGCCTTGGCTGAAAGGCCAGGGGCAGGGGTGGGTGACGGCTGAGTACGCCATGCTCCCCCGGAGCGGTCGGCAACGAAACCAGAGGGACGGCAACCGCGGCCCCAACGGCCGGTCCATGGAGATCCAGCGCCTGATCGGGCGGGCCCTTCGGGCGGTGGTGGACATGGAGGCCCTCGGTGAGCGGACCATCACCCTGGACTGCGACGCCCTGCGCGCCGACGGAGGTACCCGCACTGCCGCGATCACCGCGTCGTACGTCGCTTTGGTCGACGCCCTCGACTGGATGAGCAAGCAACGGATGCTGAAGAAGAAAGTGCTCAAGGACTCCCTCGCCGCCGTCAGCGTCGGCGTCGTGAACGGGGTCGAACTCCTGGACTTGTGCTACGAGGAGGACTCCAAGGCCCAAACCGACATGAACGTCGTCATGACGGGGAGCGGCAAGTTCGTCGAGGTCCAGGGAACGGCCGAGGCCGACCCGTTCAGTGCGGAGACCCTAGGCAAGTTGCTTGCCTTGGCAAAGAAGGGGATCAGCGAACTCACCGACATGCAAGAAGCCGTCCTGGGGCACTAG
- the rdgB gene encoding RdgB/HAM1 family non-canonical purine NTP pyrophosphatase — protein sequence MTSILSGRFPDLEVVTLAAYPGAPEPEETGTTYAENAVIKAESAADFTGEWCVADDAGLEIDALPGELGVYSKRFAGEDTPFPEKMSLILERLHGVPDDQRGARFRCCVAVARNGRPTEVFEATCEGRIAQQPSGAGGFGYDPIFWLVERGCTMADLTAEEKHEVSHRGKVLRAFAEAWPQLVAGPMAT from the coding sequence ATGACCTCCATCCTGAGCGGGCGGTTTCCCGACCTTGAAGTCGTCACGCTGGCCGCCTACCCCGGGGCGCCGGAGCCCGAGGAGACGGGGACGACCTACGCTGAGAACGCCGTGATCAAGGCGGAAAGTGCTGCGGACTTCACCGGCGAATGGTGCGTCGCCGACGACGCAGGACTGGAGATCGACGCCCTACCTGGCGAGCTCGGCGTCTACAGCAAGCGGTTCGCCGGCGAGGACACGCCGTTTCCCGAAAAGATGTCCTTGATTCTGGAGCGGCTTCATGGGGTGCCCGACGACCAGCGTGGGGCACGGTTCCGTTGCTGTGTCGCAGTGGCCCGAAATGGACGTCCGACGGAGGTCTTCGAGGCCACCTGCGAGGGCCGGATCGCCCAGCAGCCGAGCGGGGCCGGCGGCTTTGGTTACGACCCCATCTTTTGGCTGGTCGAGCGGGGTTGCACGATGGCGGACCTGACTGCCGAAGAGAAGCACGAGGTCAGCCATCGGGGCAAGGTCCTCCGCGCCTTTGCCGAGGCTTGGCCGCAGTTGGTGGCGGGCCCCATGGCAACCTGA
- a CDS encoding DUF642 domain-containing protein → MRLRNILLTTAALSVLAVQANANLVVNGDFEADAFPVGSFAVVPPATLTGWNVFGGTVAGIGVGYLSAPSQELDLSGITDTSGSGIDQSFATVVGQQYLVTFDVYTGNGGSIGAKIDGNLIVSGIDSPAVRTPYTFNFVASNASTNLAFVSEQGHITHIDNVSVESVPEPASMAVLGLGALALRRKKKA, encoded by the coding sequence ATGCGTCTGCGCAACATCCTCTTGACCACCGCGGCCTTGTCGGTTCTGGCTGTCCAGGCCAACGCGAACCTCGTCGTGAACGGCGACTTTGAAGCCGATGCGTTTCCGGTCGGCAGCTTCGCCGTCGTCCCGCCTGCCACGCTCACCGGCTGGAATGTCTTTGGCGGTACTGTCGCCGGTATCGGCGTCGGCTATCTCAGTGCTCCGAGCCAGGAACTTGACCTGAGCGGCATCACGGACACCTCGGGCAGCGGCATCGACCAGTCTTTCGCCACCGTCGTCGGCCAGCAGTACCTTGTCACGTTCGACGTCTACACCGGAAACGGCGGCTCGATCGGCGCGAAGATTGACGGCAACCTGATCGTCAGTGGTATTGACTCCCCGGCTGTCCGAACTCCGTACACCTTCAATTTCGTCGCCAGTAACGCCTCGACCAACCTGGCGTTCGTTTCCGAACAGGGGCACATCACCCACATCGACAATGTCAGCGTGGAGTCGGTGCCCGAGCCGGCCAGCATGGCTGTCTTGGGTCTCGGAGCCCTGGCGCTCCGCCGGAAGAAGAAGGCCTGA
- the groL gene encoding chaperonin GroEL (60 kDa chaperone family; promotes refolding of misfolded polypeptides especially under stressful conditions; forms two stacked rings of heptamers to form a barrel-shaped 14mer; ends can be capped by GroES; misfolded proteins enter the barrel where they are refolded when GroES binds) has translation MAAKDLKFGNDARAQIERGVDKLANAVKVTLGPRGRNVVLEKKFGSPTVINDGVTIAKEIEVEDRFENMGAQLIREVSSKTNDLAGDGTTSATVLAQAIFKEGVRNVAAGSNPLQIKKGIETAVDAIVDELKKLSTPVKGKKGMTEVATISAKDAEIGEMTAQVIDTVGKDGVVTVEESKGTETTFDIVDGLQFDKGYLSPYFITDATRMEAVYEDPMILFFEKKIAAVQDLVPVLEKVVRSGRPFVIVAEDLENECLATLVLNRLRANLPVVAVKAPGFGDRRKAMMEDMAILTGGQFITEDLGLKLENVGLDMLGTASKVVITKDNTTVVGGKGKKDAITGRINQIKRQIETTDSNYDKEKLQERLAKLSGGVAVVKVGAATETALKERKARIEDALAATRAALEEGIVPGGGSALLQAGAAGLKGVNLEGDQAIGLNIVRKAIEAPLRTIAENAGVEGSVIVEKVKTGKKGEGFNAATLEFEDLMKAGVVDPTKVVRACLQNAASISALLLTTEAAIAETPKDEDEGHAH, from the coding sequence ATGGCCGCCAAGGACCTGAAGTTCGGCAACGACGCCCGCGCCCAGATCGAGCGCGGCGTCGACAAGCTGGCCAACGCCGTCAAGGTGACTCTCGGCCCCCGTGGACGCAACGTCGTCCTTGAGAAGAAGTTCGGTTCGCCGACCGTGATCAACGACGGCGTGACGATCGCCAAGGAGATCGAGGTCGAGGACCGCTTTGAAAACATGGGCGCCCAGCTCATCCGTGAGGTGAGCAGTAAGACCAACGACCTCGCGGGCGACGGCACGACCAGCGCCACCGTCTTGGCCCAGGCGATCTTCAAGGAAGGCGTCCGCAACGTGGCCGCCGGTAGCAACCCGCTCCAGATCAAAAAGGGTATCGAGACCGCCGTCGACGCCATCGTCGACGAGCTCAAGAAGCTCAGCACCCCGGTCAAGGGCAAGAAGGGCATGACCGAAGTCGCCACCATCAGCGCCAAAGACGCGGAGATCGGCGAGATGACCGCCCAGGTCATCGACACGGTCGGCAAGGACGGCGTGGTGACCGTTGAAGAGAGCAAGGGCACGGAGACGACGTTCGACATCGTCGACGGCCTGCAGTTCGACAAGGGCTACCTGTCGCCCTACTTCATCACCGACGCCACCCGGATGGAGGCCGTCTACGAGGACCCGATGATCCTCTTCTTCGAGAAGAAGATCGCCGCCGTCCAAGACCTCGTCCCCGTCCTGGAGAAGGTCGTCCGCTCCGGTCGCCCGTTCGTCATCGTCGCCGAAGACTTGGAGAACGAGTGCCTCGCGACCCTCGTCCTGAACCGCTTGCGGGCCAACCTCCCCGTTGTGGCCGTCAAGGCCCCGGGGTTCGGTGACCGCCGCAAGGCGATGATGGAAGACATGGCCATCCTCACCGGTGGCCAGTTCATCACCGAAGACCTCGGGCTCAAGCTGGAGAACGTCGGCCTCGACATGCTCGGCACCGCGAGCAAAGTCGTCATCACCAAGGACAACACCACGGTAGTCGGCGGCAAGGGCAAGAAGGACGCGATCACGGGCCGGATCAACCAGATCAAGCGGCAGATCGAGACGACCGACAGCAACTACGACAAGGAGAAGCTCCAAGAGCGCCTCGCCAAGTTGTCCGGCGGTGTCGCAGTCGTCAAGGTCGGCGCTGCCACCGAGACCGCGCTCAAGGAGCGCAAGGCACGCATCGAGGACGCCCTGGCGGCGACCCGGGCGGCCCTGGAAGAAGGCATCGTCCCAGGGGGCGGCTCTGCCCTCCTCCAGGCCGGCGCGGCCGGCCTCAAGGGCGTCAACCTCGAAGGTGACCAGGCGATTGGTCTGAACATCGTCAGGAAGGCCATCGAGGCCCCGCTCCGGACGATCGCTGAGAACGCCGGCGTCGAAGGCTCGGTCATCGTCGAGAAGGTGAAGACCGGTAAGAAGGGTGAAGGCTTCAACGCCGCCACCCTTGAGTTCGAAGACCTGATGAAGGCCGGCGTCGTCGATCCGACGAAGGTCGTCCGCGCATGCCTCCAGAACGCCGCTTCGATCTCGGCCCTGTTGCTGACGACCGAAGCAGCGATCGCCGAGACTCCGAAGGACGAAGACGAAGGTCACGCCCACTAA
- the groES gene encoding co-chaperone GroES, which produces MKLQPLHDRIVVEAAAFEEKTAGGILLPDSAKEKPLRGTVLAVGPGKTLDSGKTAPVDVKTGDTVLYGKYSGTEVTVDGKDYIILRADDVLAVLTEAKVPAGAKK; this is translated from the coding sequence ATGAAGCTGCAACCCTTGCATGACCGCATCGTCGTCGAAGCGGCGGCTTTTGAAGAGAAGACCGCTGGCGGCATCCTCCTCCCCGATTCGGCCAAAGAGAAGCCGTTGCGCGGCACTGTCTTGGCCGTCGGCCCGGGCAAGACGCTGGACAGCGGCAAGACCGCCCCGGTCGACGTCAAGACGGGGGACACCGTCCTCTACGGCAAGTACAGCGGCACCGAAGTCACCGTCGACGGCAAGGACTACATCATCCTGCGCGCCGACGACGTTTTGGCCGTGCTGACCGAGGCGAAGGTGCCGGCAGGAGCCAAGAAGTAA
- a CDS encoding PEP-CTERM sorting domain-containing protein, whose product MKRLALLTTLAALGAFAHAQLSGNLYLAQANDGGTGIVDQEFGDFPDYSTGAGNVVTFATSVQLADVQTRLTDSGTWIADGVNSGRLTISKFDGSAPSTQHTPGGASSGSDIVYDGVLSATMTNVSGTLFNFVGDASLVPVIDAGTYFVTFTGIADFGAHGQAFHMESSDTSVDSWARNPGGSFGLSGGTDWFKTSLQSGWPTQISLGINGKEAVPEPATMAVLAAGAALLARRRRK is encoded by the coding sequence ATGAAAAGACTAGCCCTCTTGACCACCCTTGCCGCCCTTGGCGCATTTGCTCACGCCCAGCTCTCCGGAAACCTGTATCTGGCCCAGGCCAATGACGGTGGCACCGGTATCGTCGACCAAGAGTTCGGCGACTTCCCTGACTATTCGACGGGTGCCGGCAACGTCGTCACGTTTGCCACCAGTGTCCAACTCGCCGACGTCCAGACGCGACTGACCGACAGCGGAACCTGGATCGCCGACGGTGTCAACAGCGGTCGCCTGACGATCTCCAAATTCGACGGCAGCGCCCCGTCGACCCAGCACACGCCCGGCGGCGCCAGCTCCGGAAGCGACATCGTTTATGACGGTGTCCTGAGTGCCACGATGACCAACGTCAGCGGCACCTTGTTCAACTTCGTCGGCGACGCCTCGTTGGTGCCGGTGATTGACGCCGGTACGTACTTTGTGACCTTCACCGGCATCGCCGACTTCGGCGCCCATGGCCAGGCGTTCCACATGGAGTCGTCCGACACCTCGGTTGACTCGTGGGCCCGCAACCCGGGTGGCTCCTTTGGCTTGTCGGGTGGCACAGACTGGTTCAAGACAAGTCTGCAATCTGGCTGGCCGACCCAGATCAGCCTGGGCATCAACGGTAAGGAAGCCGTGCCCGAGCCGGCGACCATGGCTGTCCTCGCCGCCGGCGCGGCCCTCTTGGCCCGCCGCCGCCGCAAGTAA